The proteins below come from a single Mya arenaria isolate MELC-2E11 chromosome 8, ASM2691426v1 genomic window:
- the LOC128243661 gene encoding innexin unc-9-like, whose translation MSVTSIVGGWTSWNKLRGNDDDDWVDRLSHIYTVVLLIIFALFTGGGQYAGDPIQCWCPAHFTGSYVAYTKSYCWIKNTYYLPMQDTIHPNNDTHHQNELTYYQWIPLILLFMAFLFKFPSFIWRMLAGYSGINMGKLVEMAGSTQVADQKKRNQTVEHICLYLDRWLEANRQYHYNIIVRMRQRASKFLFLCNKREGTFLTGLYLLIKALYVVNVICHFFLLNAFLGGFFEMWGFEAINSLANEAVTKESRRFPRVTLCDFKIRQLQNIQDYTVQCVLPINLFNEKIFTFLWFWFVLVAVVTCASFLMWFWRTIFRRNRVTIVKKYLKINDNFQAGDKKLCKRFADQYLRDDGIFLLRIIERNTNDILMTDLVSKMWEIYRNKPMIRKELEGGEPNGDTYA comes from the exons AGTAACATCGATAGTTGGCGGATGGACGTCATGGAACAAGCTCCGGGgtaacgacgacgacgactgGGTGGACAGGCTGTCCCACATTTACACGGTGGTGCTTCTCATCATCTTCGCACTGTTTACCGGCGGCGGCCAGTATGCTGGGGACCCCATTCAGTGCTGGTGCCCTGCACATTTCACAG GTTCATACGTGGCCTATACAAAATCATACTGCTGGATAAAAAATACGTATTACCTGCCAATGCAGGACACCATCCATCCCAACAATGACACGCACCATCAGAATGAACTCACCTACTACCAGTGGATTCCGCTCATCCTTCTCTTCATGGCTTTCCTCTTCAAGTTCCCGAGTTTCATTTGGCGTATGCTTGCTGGATATTCTG GCATCAACATGGGTAAACTAGTAGAAATGGCCGGCTCTACGCAAGTCGCCGACCAGAAGAAGCGAAACCAGACCGTTGAACATATCTGCCTGTATTTGGACCGCTGGCTCGAGGCCAACCGCCAATACCACTACAACATCATCGTGCGCATGCGTCAACGGGCCTCCAAGTTCCTCTTCCTGTGCAACAAGAGAGAGGGGACCTTTCTGACGGGGCTGTATCTCTTAATTAAGGCTCTGTATGTTGTCAACGTTATATGCCATTTCTTCCTGCTGAACGCTTTCCTCGGCGGATTTTTCGAGATGTGGGGATTTGAGGCGATCAACAGTTTAGCCAACGAGGCGGTTACCAAGGAGTCTAGACGCTTCCCCAGAGTGACGCTGTGTGACTTCAAGATTCGACAGCTGCAGAACATTCAG GATTACACCGTCCAGTGCGTGTTGCCAATCAATCTGTTCAACGAGAAAATCTTCACCTTCCTCTGGTTCTGGTTCGTCCTCGTTGCCGTGGTTACCTGCGCAAGCTTCCTCATGTGGTTCTGGAGAACTATTTTCCGCCGCAACCGCGTCACCATTGTGAAAAAGTACCTGAAGATAAACGACAACTTTCAGGCGGGTGACAAGAAGCTTTGCAAGCGATTCGCTGATCAGTATCTTCGAGACGACGGTATTTTCCTGCTCAGGATCATTGAAAGGAATACAAACGATATCCTGATGACCGATCTAGTCTCGAAAATGTGGGAAATCTACCGCAACAAGCCAATGATCAGGAAAGAGCTTGAAGGCGGTGAACCCAATGGTGACACCTACGCATGA